A window of Variovorax sp. HW608 genomic DNA:
GCCGAGGTAGGCGCCCCACGACCAGGCGGCGACCATCGCGTGGATGGTGTTGCCCTTGGGGCTCACGCCGAGCTTTTCGGAGCCGATCCACACCAGCGGGCGCAGGTAGCAGCTCTCGAGCTTGTTGACGCGCACCACCTGCTTCTGCGCCTCGTTGACCTGCTCGGGCGTGAAGGGGATCTTCATGCGCAGGATCTTGGCGCTGTTGAAGAGGCGCTCGGTGTGCTCCTGCAGGCGGAAGATCGCGGTGCCACCTGCCGTGTTGTAGGCGCGCACGCCTTCGAAGACGCCGCAGCCGTAGTGCAGCGTATGGGTCAGCACGTGGATCTTGGCGTCGCGCCAGTCCACGAGATCGCCATCCATCCAGATCTTGCCGTCACGGTCGTCCAGTGCGGGGGGCAGCGCGCTCATGTTCTTTGTCCTTCGCGGGAGGGGGATGTCGCAAAAGCTGACGATTTTACGGCCGAGCCAGTTTCCGCCGCACGACAATGCTCGGCTTTGCCAATCAGCCAGAGTAAAGGGTTCCCGTGTCCGTTTTCAAGAACGTCATCGTCTACCGCATCGAGACCACGTGGTCGCAGCCGCTCGAAGAGGTCGAGAAGGGCCTCGACGCCCAGCGCTTCGTCCCCTGCGGCCCCTCGCAGGAGAAGTCCATCGGCTGGATCGAGCCCCGCGGCGAGGCGCACGGTCCCCTGGTCGAATCGGTGGGTGGGCAGTGGCTGCTCGAATTCATGATCGAGAGCAAGGCGCTGCCGGCCTCGGTGGTGCGCCGCAAGGTCGAGGAACGCGCCGCGCAGATCGAGGCCGCCACCGGCCGCAAGCCCGGCAAGAAGGAAAAGAAGGAGCTCAAGGAAGACATCACCCACGAGCTGCTGCCGCTGGCCTTCACGCGCCATGCGCGCGTGGCGGTGTGGATCGATCCGCAGACGCACCGGCTGGTGGTCAACGCGAGCAACGCGCAGCGCGCCGACGAGGTGGTCACAAGTCTCGTGAAGGGGCTCGACGGCTTCGCGGTCAGCCTCGTCAACACGCAGGTCGAGCCGGCCGCCGCGATGGCCGAGTGGCTCTCGAGCCAGGAGCCGCCGGCCGGCTTCACGATCGACCGCGAATGCGAGCTCAAGGCCAGCGACGAATCGAAGGCCGTGGTGCGCTACGCCAAGCACCCGCTGGACATCGACGAGATCCGCCAGCACATCGCCAGCGGCAAGCGCCCGACGCGGCTCGCGATGACCTGGGACGACCGCGTTTCCTTCGAACTGACCGAGGGCATGCAGCTGCGCAAGATCGTGTTCCTCGAAGGCACGCTCGATGAGGCGCCGGGCTCGGGCAAGGAAGACAACTTCGATGCCGACGCGGCGATCGCGACCGGCGAGCTGGGCCAGCTGGTGCCGGAGCTGCTCGCAGCGCTGGGCGGTGAAATGCAGCTCGGTGCCGCACCCGCCGCCGCACCGGCACCGGCCGCACCGGCCAAGGCCGAAGAAGAAGCGCTGGCCGACGAATCCGCGCCGTTTTAGGGCCTGTCCACACTATTTCCCGGGTCGCGGAAATAGTGTGAACAGGCCCCTAGCCGGCGCCAGGCGTTCAGACCGGCGGACGCAGCGCGTCCGTCGCGCCGGGCTTGACCGCATCGGACGCCGGCGCATCGGCCTCGATCGCGGCCGCCTCGTCTTCCGTGGGCTCGGGCCGCACGAGCTTCCATTCGGTCAGCTTGCCGTTGACGAAGCTCGCATCGACCCACGAGCCGCCGGCATCGGTCCAGCGGAAGACCTCGGGCTGCGTGTCCTTCGGCGAGCGCAGTTCGCCGATCGCGCGCGTGAGCGCCACCACGTGCAGCAGGCTCGCCTTGGGCTTGAGCTTGGCATTGAGCATCACCGCGCTCGCGACGGTGCCGATCGGGCGATCGGCCGCGCGCTTCAACACCTGGATCGCTCGGTTGAGATTCAGGAGCACGAACATCACCATCGCGCCCACGGCGAGCGCCACGCCGGCCCACCCGTAGCTGCGCCAGGCCCCCGCGATCAAAACGATGCCGACGAGGGGCACCAGGACTTTGCCGAAATTCATGGGCGCGATTGTCGCGCCGAGTTAAGGTCGGTATTCTCACCCGCACCAGCGCAGCGGCTCGCGGCCCTCGCCTCTTCCTTCACGATTGGCACATGGCCGGCGCGATTGTTGCAATATGGGGGTCTCGAATCAACTGCAACAAACTGTCTCCAAGTTAAGTCGCATTCCTACAAGCCCACTGGGAACGGCGTGCCCAGAATGGCTTGATATGCGATCAGCGCCCCTCTTCAAAGCGCCAGGGTCACCGTGACTGCTGCACTCGAACCTCCGCAAGGGAATTTCATGGTCGCGACGAACGCCGATCGCATGACCTTGCGCCATTGGCTGGTGAGTCATGCGCATGCGAGACCTTCCGCGCCTGCCCTGCTCGCGACCGGATATCCGACTCTCACCTACGCCGACCTGTCGGGCGTCGTCTCGCGTGCGGGCACATGGCTGGCGTCGAATGGCTTGGGCGTCGGTTCCCGCGTCGCCGTTTGCCTGCCGAGCGGCATGGCGCTGGCGATCGCCGTGCTGGCCGTTGGCTGCCATGCCACGGTGGTTGCGCTGCATCCCGGATTGACGGAATCCGAGCTGGCAGCCTTGCTGGCCGAGGCGCGCGCCGATGCCGTGCTGAGCTGGCCGGACGATCCGCTTGCGGCGCGGCTCGCGCGGCAGCAAGGAATCACGAGCCTTGCGCTCGATCTCGAACGGTTGCTGCCCAGCCCCACGGAAACGCTTGCCAGCGAAACCGACACGCGCGCCCGGCCCGCGCCGGATGACACGGCCTTCGTTCTCTTCACGTCCGGCACCACCGGGAAGCCCAAGCGCGTGCCGCTCACCCATCGGCAGGTGCTGGCTTCCGCGTGCAACATCGCGCGCCATCTCGGCCTGACCCCGGACGATCGCGGCCTGTGCCTGATGCCGCTCTTCCACAGCCACGGTCTGGTGGGAGGGCTGCTTGCGCCGCTCACGGCCGGGGCGTCCGTCGTGTGCACGCCCGGCTTCGACGGCCCTGCCTTCCTGTCGTGGCTCGCCGAGTTCGCGCCCACCTGGTACACCGCGGCCCCCACGATCCACCGGGCGGTCGCCGATCTGGCACTTGAGGCCAACGGCGCGCTGTCGACCCACAAGTTGCGTTTCATCCGCTCGGCCTCCTCGGCGTTGCCGCCCGATTTGATGCAGCGACTGGAAGACCTCTGGGGCGCACCGGTCATCGAGTCCTACGGCATGACCGAGTCCGCGACCCAGATGGCGAGCAACCCGCTTCCGCCCGGACTGCGCAAGGCCGGATCGGTCGGCTTGCCCGCGGGCGCCGCGTTGCGCGTCGTCGACGCCGGCGGAACCGAGCAGCCGGCGGGGAGCGTCGGCGGCATCGTGGCGCGCGGACCCGTGCTGTTCAGCGGCTATGAGGATGCGCCCGCGGCGAACGCCGAGGCTTTCCAGGATGGCTGGTTCGTCACGGGCGACCTTGGCTGGTTCGATGCCGATGGCTACCTGCACATCGTCGGACGCGACGCCGACATCATCAATCGCGGCGGCGAGAAATTCGCGCCCTTCGAAATCGAGCAGGCGCTGCTGCGCCTGCCCGCCGTGGCCCAGGCGGCCGCCTACCCGGTGCCGCATCCGACGCTGGGCGAGGACGTGCACGCCGCCGTGGTGCTGGAGCCTGGCCGCGACGCCGATCCGCACGCCCTTCGCACGGCGCTCTTCGGGACCATTGCCGACTTCAAGGTCCCCGCGCGCATCCACGTCCTGAACGAGATCCCCACAGGCAGCGGCGGAAAGCTGCAGCGCCGCCAGCTGCACCGGCAGATCGAGCGCGCCGCGCCCGCGCCCGCGCCCGGCGGCAGCGTGCGCGCTTTCACCGCCATCGAGGCGCGCACCGCGAGCCTTTTCGCCGGCTTGCTGGGCCGACCGGTCGCCAGTCCCGACGACAACTTCCTTGCACTGGGAGGCGACTCCCTGTCGGCGGCGCGCCTGGCGCAAGTGGTCAACGAGACCTGGGGCGTCGAGCTGTCCGCTTCGGCGGTGCTGGCCGCGCCCACGGTCGGCGCCTTCGCCGCGCTGCTCCAGGCCGCCATCGACGACGCCGATGCGCTTGGCGATGCACTGCAGAGCGAGATCGACCGACTCACCGACGAGGACATCGAGCGCCTCCTCGACCACGACACCTGACCACCACCCTCTGCTGCCACGAAATGGATGTCGCCCCTGACCTGAATCAACCCCCGCCGGAGGCCTTGGACATCGACATGGCCGTTGTCCGGCGCCGCCTGCTCGCGCGAAAGCTCCAGCAGCAGCGCGCTCTGCCGGCGTCGCGACCCGCCTCCGCGCCGCCGCAGGACGCGCCGCTGTCGTTCGCGCAGGAGGGGCTCTGGTTCCTCGATCTGCTGGAGGCCGGCAGCGCCGCCTACAACATCCATTCGGTCACGCGGCTGCAAGGGCCGCTGGACGCCGGGCGCCTCGAGCAAGCCTTGCGTGCGTTGGTCGCCCGGCACACCAGCCTGCGCACCTCGTTCCACGCGACCGAGCAGGGGCCGGTGCAACGCGTCATGCCGGTCGCGGAAGCCCTGGAAGGCTTTCGCTTCACACGCGTCCGAGGCCTGGCGCAGGAGGGCTCGGACGCGGTGCTCGACGCCCACATCGCCGCCAGCGTGGCCCGGCCCTTCGACCTGTCGCACGCACCCCTGCTGCGCGCCGACCTGTTGCGCGTCTCACCCGAGGATCACGTGCTGGTGCTGGTGATCCACCACATCGTCGCGGACGGCTGGTCGATGAGCATCATCCATCGCGAGCTCGCCCGGCTCTACGCCCGCAGCGGTGGAACGCCGCCGCTGACCGAACCGGTGCTTGCCTTCAGCGACCATGCAGCGCAGCAGCGAGAGCGATTCGAACACGGCGAGATGGGCGCTGCGCTCGACTACTGGCGCAACAAGCTGCACGACCTGCCAACCCTGCAGCTGCCCACCGACAGGCCCCATCCGCCGCAGGCCGGTTCGGCCGGCCGGACCCTGGCGTTTCGCATCGACGCCGGGCTCACGGCCGCAGTGCGGGCCTTCGCGACGCGGCAGGATGCCACGCTCTTCATGGCCCTGCTCGCGGCCTTCCAGGCGCTGCTCATGCGTTATACGGGCCAGGACGACGTTGCCGTCGGCGTGCCGTTCGCAGGGCGGGATGACCCGCGCGTGCGCGACGTGGTCGGCTTCTTCGTCAACACGCTGGTCCTGCGCGCCGATCTCGGCAGAGAGCCCTCCTACGTCGAGCTGGTGCGGCGCAGCCGCGAGGCGACGCTGGAGGCGCTGACGCACCAGGGGATGCCGTTCGACCGCCTGGTGAGCGAACTCAGTCCGGTCCGCGATGCAAGCCGCAACCCCCTCTACCAGGTGTCCTTCGCGCTGGAGAACTTCGACCACCGTGTCCTCCAGCTCGAAGGCCTGCACAGCGAGCGGCTGGGCGTGCACTCGCAAAGCGCCAAGTTCGACCTGTCGCTGAACGTGGTCGGGGTCGGGACGTGCCTCGAAGCCGAGATCGAATACCGCAC
This region includes:
- a CDS encoding recombination-associated protein RdgC, which produces MSVFKNVIVYRIETTWSQPLEEVEKGLDAQRFVPCGPSQEKSIGWIEPRGEAHGPLVESVGGQWLLEFMIESKALPASVVRRKVEERAAQIEAATGRKPGKKEKKELKEDITHELLPLAFTRHARVAVWIDPQTHRLVVNASNAQRADEVVTSLVKGLDGFAVSLVNTQVEPAAAMAEWLSSQEPPAGFTIDRECELKASDESKAVVRYAKHPLDIDEIRQHIASGKRPTRLAMTWDDRVSFELTEGMQLRKIVFLEGTLDEAPGSGKEDNFDADAAIATGELGQLVPELLAALGGEMQLGAAPAAAPAPAAPAKAEEEALADESAPF
- a CDS encoding glycerate kinase, producing the protein MAPMNFGKVLVPLVGIVLIAGAWRSYGWAGVALAVGAMVMFVLLNLNRAIQVLKRAADRPIGTVASAVMLNAKLKPKASLLHVVALTRAIGELRSPKDTQPEVFRWTDAGGSWVDASFVNGKLTEWKLVRPEPTEDEAAAIEADAPASDAVKPGATDALRPPV
- a CDS encoding non-ribosomal peptide synthetase, translating into MVATNADRMTLRHWLVSHAHARPSAPALLATGYPTLTYADLSGVVSRAGTWLASNGLGVGSRVAVCLPSGMALAIAVLAVGCHATVVALHPGLTESELAALLAEARADAVLSWPDDPLAARLARQQGITSLALDLERLLPSPTETLASETDTRARPAPDDTAFVLFTSGTTGKPKRVPLTHRQVLASACNIARHLGLTPDDRGLCLMPLFHSHGLVGGLLAPLTAGASVVCTPGFDGPAFLSWLAEFAPTWYTAAPTIHRAVADLALEANGALSTHKLRFIRSASSALPPDLMQRLEDLWGAPVIESYGMTESATQMASNPLPPGLRKAGSVGLPAGAALRVVDAGGTEQPAGSVGGIVARGPVLFSGYEDAPAANAEAFQDGWFVTGDLGWFDADGYLHIVGRDADIINRGGEKFAPFEIEQALLRLPAVAQAAAYPVPHPTLGEDVHAAVVLEPGRDADPHALRTALFGTIADFKVPARIHVLNEIPTGSGGKLQRRQLHRQIERAAPAPAPGGSVRAFTAIEARTASLFAGLLGRPVASPDDNFLALGGDSLSAARLAQVVNETWGVELSASAVLAAPTVGAFAALLQAAIDDADALGDALQSEIDRLTDEDIERLLDHDT